catgtctaaagaaatgtccaatcaaaggcatctagggaaagataccttggttcaagaaggccgatgaagttcagggtttctctttcaagtgagaaggcgcatggcgaacacagtcagggcttctctctcagctggaagggcacatggcgaacacggcatcatctgctagctttctctcctggcttcctatttcatgaagctccccgggaggcatcttccttcttcatctccaaaggtcgctggctggtggactctctgcttcgtggtactgcagcattctctgctctctctgaatctctctgagtctctcattctccttttataggacttcagaaactaatcaagacccactcaaatgggtggagacatgtcatcccctaatccagtttaacaaccattcttaacgaaatctcatcaatcagggagatgatctcattacagtttcaaacatacagtattgaatagagattattctacctttatgaaacgggatttatattaaaacatggcttttcttagggggcatgcttcctttcaaaccagcacattccaccctctggcccctaaaaaagacatgtttttcccatatacaaaatacattaatttcataacaatatcagatatccttaaaccttttagtagcaatacaaacaaagtatcaaattagagacagtataaaatctcatcaaatcagttacaggcatggtctgtcctaagggaaaattctctccatttgctctggaccattgaaaactcataacaagttatttgctgccagcatacaaagaaggaacattcataggatgcatagacacatttccatagggaggaaggaacacaggggtcaccagacccatacagtttcgaaaacccgcagggcaaagtccattagatttcaaagtctgagactcatttatcctcagggctttagaaagtggcagtctcaccctttccaaatgcctacacctgcctctctctgaatgcaaccttgggggatattggggagagtaggcatttttctgaaaagcaagtacAGGTGCctcaaaaatacatgaatagATGCATGTTTTCACTGACTATAAGGAAAATggagatcaagactacaatgaaataacacctcacacctataagaaaggctgctattaaatgaacaggaaagtataaatgttggagaggatgtggagaaactgggacagttatgcactgctggtgggaatgtgtaattgTTCAAACTCTATGGAAGAcaggcagttccttaggaaactaaatagcgagttgtcctatgacccagcaatagaactacttggtatatacccagaagagctgaaagcaatgacacaaacagacatttgcacaccaatgttcatagcagcattattcacaattgccaaaaggtggaaacaaaccaaatgcccatcaacagacaagcggatcaataaaatatggtatatacatacagtggaatattatgtagcagtaagacaaaatgacatcctgacaTCATGACaggatgggtgagccttgaggacataatgttgagtgaaattagccagacacaaaaggacagatactgtatgattccatttttatgaccatcataaaggtataatcagagacttatagtacagaatacaggggactttgagatacacagaagctgtAGATGGGTGagccattagctaatgaggttgaactccaatgtaagagaattggtaggagtgaaggtggttctctagtgggtctagaagtaatattaccatatcaaAGATGAGCAAgatggaaaggggttgtatagacctacttgtcccactgattcacactagaactATGAACTCTCACAAGAAATACTTCAAAGATATatttcttgtacaaagagtgtttaagtccagggtacagggggaaaactgctattgcatgctatgagctatgttcaaaaggaaaccatcagcactactgcaacagcagaggtaaacagCAGAGGggtgagggataagagttaagaggaggttttagatttcctatttgataagagtatgtttattggttttctgtctcctggaaacaatgaaattatctaaaattgagaatgttgatggactatgaactttgggctctctacatgatgcctgataaatgcaagtggctgaaggatgcactgatggagaagattggcgaacaatggtgtatacttatgaatgaaggatgtgctgctacagaaaggaacaatgtcgtgaggcatgcaacaatgtgaatgaatatgtgggacatttggtgagacaaaataagccagaaacgaaaaaaaaaaaaaaaaaaaccaatggtatggtcacctttagaaaatgcttataagaaaacaggggcctagattgcaagcttttagagcagacacattaaatccagagtggtgattattatttctggattttgagaggctgttttatatatatataacctgatatttagagataagaacgaagctaaacaggttggggttgaagtaaatcagaacatagggataaggaagacagtgtctgtgttttagaaccacacatactctttgagaccaatggaagaaaggtttatttgatctgtaatgcataatctaattcaacctatctgtacagctcatttgaacaactgaaactcagggagcacagaataagaaagaggtcctttaatcctgtatagattattgtaatgcctggaaatattgtagagtatattaggcagataatcaaaaagtattggcaaagtcccctgagggaggggagaaaaatatggaactattaaaccttactaggcatacccaaatcaataggccatgcccttgatcatgaggcttcctcttgtgaagcttacataggtagtggagaagcttagactacctataggcatgcctaagagttacttctgaaagacctcttttgttgctcagatgtggcctcactctctctaagcccaacttttcaagtgaaatcattgccctcccccctatgtgggacatgacatccaggggtgaaaggctccctggcaacgtgggagaggactcccagggatgaatccagacctggcaccttgggatcaacaattccatcctgaccaaatggaggaaaagaagtgtaattaataaagtatcagtggcataGAGAGTTCAAACTGAGTCGAgcggttattctggaggtttctcttacacaaacttcaggtagaccttgctacctaccataacctgccaacccccaccatgaccattccagccaatcctaaagaatacctggggcaatatttaagatttcaCAAAGTTTCCAGGCACGAGAGTAACTTTCCggacacctacaacctccaaatggatccttggtccagataaatcctgaaacctagcccagcctctccagaacatcagataattcatctctctaccccatattagtaacagacccttccaatatcaaaaatttagaattgccatagcccaaacaacccccaagagaggtatggaaagatcaaaggtaatgttggaattatacatagaaaataggatttaacaaatgaatataaatgctgaatcccTAAATTGAtgtcatttagtctccagtattttagagcagctagaagtaaaaacctaaaattgtgaaattgtaacccatgtcaaagtctgaaatatgttctacaactaattgttgtgttgtgctttgaaatttatagctttttttgtatatatgctattgttcacaaaaaaagaaggaaaaaaagttgattgtgatgataaaaaagtatttaagccctctagcctcctatattctggagcaactagaagggaaaatatgagagaatcatatggtagcccatggcccatgacaaactctaggatctatcctgtaaccactttttgaagagtgctttgaaaactattgcttttttatttctttgttttgtacatatactatactatgcaataaaaaaagttaaaaaaaaaaaaaaaaaagaaagcatgcatGTGCCCATTACAAATGGCAATCACACTAGGCTAAAGTAAACAGCTATTTGGTactttttaacataaaaattgaaaaatatcatGCACATGGATGATCATAGAGAGTCGGGTTATATTACCAGTTTGGAGCTATGAATGATTGAGAAGGCCCAAAATACAATGAATATACATGGAGAGGTGAGCTGCCAGCTTTCATATTACttataccattttttcttttcacttacaGCATAGATGTGCATTATTTTCACtgaatttatttcattgttcATCAGttggttaaaaacaaaagaaatcagcttTATACAATGATAGAATGGGCCACgtgatttcatttcatttacattgatatcttaaaatgtcttttaataaGCTGAATAGTAAACCACACAAATAAGTAGAGCATTTACTTTGCAAAGTTGCTTTTTGACTGAGGGCATTTGACATTGAAGAAAGAGCACAGGCTTAAGGACTGCAGATCTGCCACTTATCAAGATGTGAGCATGTACAAAGCGTTACTCTCTGCATCTCAGGGTACTCATTTGTCAAGGGGTCATATTAAGACCTAAATTGCTGGGCTACTAtgagatttaaatgagataaagcataTAAATTATCTGACCCAATGCCTGACAGAGAGGTAATAAAGGTGATCAATAAGTGCTCCTTCTCTTTTGCTTTCCATCAAAACATGTCCCTATACCAGCACGCCCCCTCCCTTTACACCCATAGGTGAAACCTACTTTTGCTTTCAATTATGTTGGCAAAGAAACATTGTTTGATACTGGTTAAAAATAGGAGACAACCTTTTCAGCCTTAGAGTGCCGATTTAAGTAACACTTTacatgtattcattttttaaaaagaggctgGCATATACATCATAATGTAATTCACAATAATCATGAGAACTTAGATTATTACCCAagttttgcaaatgagaaaaacagagtAAAGAGACTTGCCACAAATGAGACAGCTACCAGTGGAAATTAGGACTGGCAGCCAGGTCTTCCAGACACCCCCGCATACTTGTTAGGGTGCCTAAGTTTCTGTGACCCGAAGTCAGACAGCCCAAGGTTCAGGTCCAGCTTTTGCTGCAATCTAGATGTGTGTCCTTGTGTTAGACCACGTAATTTCTCTCGTTCCTCAGTTTTCCCACTATTAAGAATTACAACCataatatattttcatgaaactgttgtaaaataaattgtgtaaacTATTAGCTCAGTGCCTTGAGCAAAGCAAGTGCTTCACCTGCATTAACTAGGATTATACACCCAGTGTTTTATGTTTTCTGTTGCCCCCACCCCGACTCCATGGAGCTACTTAGACAGCTGTGTCAAAATAGTTCAGGTTCTTTGGAACAAAACAGCTTTCCGTCTTAGGACTAGGACTAGTTTCAAATGTCTGCTTTGTAAAATTTCGTCCTTCGATGTGCTGCAATATCTCGACTACTCCTGCCCGAGACCCATTCCTGTGCACCATGACAAACCCGACAGACTTGttgaatggggtgggggtgggggggagtgttGGCTTGTCCTAAGCCTAGATCTTAGCTAGGGAAAGCATGCCCCCAGTTTTAACCTGTGtctctcctgccttctccctAGGAACTAACTTCACCCTAGCGGAACTGGGGATCTGTGAGCCCTCGCCGCACCGCAGCGGCTACTGTTCCGACATGGGCATCCTTCGCCAGGGCTACTCCCTCAGCACGGGGTCCGACGGCGACTCCGACACGGAGGGGGGGATGTCTCCAGAGCACGCCATCAGGCTGTGGGGGAGAGGGATAAAATCCCGGCGCAGTTCCGGCCTGTCCAGTCGCGAAAACTCAGCCCTGACCCTGACCGATTCTGACAACGAAAATAAGTCAGATGATGAGAACGGTAGGCCTGCTTCGTGAATACCTTTTTTTGTGTTCTGGGCGCTGCTCACAATGTGGGGCTTGGggagttctgtttgtttttgtgtttgtttttaatacgAAGCATATAAAAccattcattttcctttaaacCGACCTCGTCCACCTACTCTGAGCTGGGGGAAAATAAACCGGCAAGTCTCAAGCGCgcaagaaatgagaagagaatttTAAACTCACACTTTGATGATAACACGGTATTCAGGGATAGTCTGTTGGTCTTATTAGCAAGTAAATTACATTGCAAAAGAGGCAACTTGATAAACTGTGACCTATACCTAGAAATGTCCTCTCTCCACGAGTTTCTAGGTCTTCGTATTGATCTCCCCTTCCCAGTAAATGGCAACCTGGgttatttttttcatgaagaTCTCTTAAGAATCCTACCTTATCTTAGACTTTCATTTCCAGGCGGCAATGCCTCATATCCGTATTGAACATCAGACTTGGAACAGATGCTCTGGAGTTTAATAATGACAAATAGGAAGAGGCTTGTCTTCAGAAAAGTTTTCTCTTATATGTTTGCTTTCCCCTCGGCACCTATGTAGGTTAATGGCTTCCCACATCTTCCATCTCAAATCATGATTGCTTATCCATCAGCTTTGTAGGTGGGTCTTAATgaaactttgaaaattaaatgccTCCGATCATTAAGCAGTAAATATAGGGAAGCCTAAGCAAGTCATTAAAGAGATAAGGTGCTTATTTGTGGATTTCTTAGCAACTCAGACTGTGCTTAGCCAAAAACATCTATTAAAAGATAAATTGCATTAGGTGCAGTTGATTCATGAAGAAAACATCAAATGCTGTTTGGTTCGTCCTGAATATATTGTGTGTTTGCTAAAAGAATTACCATTAAAATGTTTACATGTAGATccgttaagaatgtttatataaaatattaaaaacttctgctaGAGTAACCTTATGTAtttcttgcatttaaaaaaaaaaaaaagaaatttgtggGCTGACAGCTTGTTGTGAGTGCTAAAGCACAACTAAGTATCATTTTTTCTCCAAACTTGTGTTGAAAATACATCGTTTCCTGGgtaagtcacatatattcaaggaGATATCATTTTGTTGCATTTAAATTTGTGTTTAgttctgaaataatttattctGCAGTAGGGACAAGGGATGTGTCTTATGCCTCCGTTCATGTAGCTAATCAAGGTGTACACTCAAGGAAAAATCTGTACTTAACTTCTTTTGAATTTTAACAGAATTCTGACACTTGGCACATTCAACACTCTAAGGTGCTTATTTGATAGGAAATCACTTTTAGAAGTTTTCAGAAAGGCATGCATTGAATCCATTTACTGATGTCGTTTTGCAAATGCAGAGTATGGCAGATACTATTTAAATGGACGTTGTGTGATTgcctaataaataaaatcacgtGTAATCTAAGAACCTATGGTACATATTAAACAAGATATTTTAATAACTCTTCCATGGTTGGTCTTCTAATTGGTTTCATGGGAGTCTTCTGTATTGGAAGCTGATGATTTGTATGCATTTATCaaatctcctcctttcttttctttttttaagctatATATGTTTTAAACTCTCAAGCAATATGCCGGGCAGGGTTTCCAGTGAAACAGAGGGAGCAATAAATACTTGCCCTTGGATTTATCCAGTGGTGATATGGATGGGAGATGTTTATAATTAATAATGTCTTTGATAATACCTTTGTTTTCCAATATTATTTGAAACATTATATTTGAACAAGTTTCATCTTGGGGGAGTCTATATAACTCCCTTGCTTACTGACAGGAAATAAACCTTTGCATCTAGCATCTCGATTTTTCCTGCAATGCCAGTTATAATGCAGTCAGAATtgcataaagaaaaatgaacccaGAAGCAGTAGGCAActcttgtttttgtgtgtgtctggcGGAGTACAAAAAAGGTACTGAAGCCAGAGTTCAAGCCAGAAGATAGATGGTTATTTGAAAAATGTACAGGTAGAAtgtattttcttctctcatttttaaagttttcagtaCTTCACAAATTCAAAAGATGCACATAATGcatgttatgttctcattttcggccagaaataaaaataagaaattttacaCGTCACATCACAAAGTCTTTAAGCAAATAAAAAGTGAAGTGCAAGCTACTCTGCAGCCTGAGGTTAACTTCAGTAAActtcttgctctttctctctgacaAATTCTGTTTAGCTCACAAAGAAATCAATGCTTTTTCACATCACTGATTTTATGAAGTTTGGGAATGTATTATCATATAGATTGACAGTTGCCCCCACTGGTTCCACACCACAGCATGGACACTTACAAAGCCATCATTAATTTCTCACACTTGTACCCAGCAATGGCTTCCTCCATAATAAACACTGTGTCCTTCAGAACCAAATCAATAACCTTTTAGGCATGCCTTTCTTGAAGAAGAAGTAACAAGAATCTATACTTCTGAGAAAGCAGCTCTTCGCTTCAATTTTAGATTGTAAGAATGTTTGGTCATAAAATAACTCTTCTCTGAGAGACCATATGTTTGTATTTCATACTTTATCATGGGATCTTGGGGTACATCGATTTTTACGGTGTTTATTTTAAatctccctttaaaaaaatttccaggtTGTGATTTTGCTAAGCGTAGTTAGCAAGTAAAGACAGATCTCAGAAACCAGCTTACCTTTCTATAGAATGAAATGTGCATCCTGCATTTAAAATCATGCAATAAAATTCATGCCTTTGCCAGGACTTCTTCCTAGGCTGATGTTGATTGGGCTTCCCTTTGAGCTACTGTAGCAAAAGTGACCCACAGATAACTTAACAGTCCCATCCTAGTGAACACACTGTTGAATTGGTCTTTTGATTTGCAGTGTAGACATTTCATTGTTATTGCTGTAGTCAGCTCTGCCTCCTAGACTCATTGTACCACCAAATCAACAGTTTTCTGACTTTGGGTTGTTTTAAGTAGAGAGAGAGCTCTTGACGTCAGGTTCTCTTACCAAGTTCTCTTATACTGTCTTTGAGTTAACAATGACTTGGTTGGAAATGGCAGTGAAAGCTGAGAACAGACTGTTTTGCAGCTATAAAATTGGACTGCAGCCATAGAAAGGGCTTTCCCAGTGATTTTAAATTAGAATCATACCTTTTTTTGGTAATGAATGTCCCACTTAAAATATGTCCTCTCTGAGGCCTTGCGTATCACCTGAGTTTTGGAGAAAATGGGACAGTCACTGAAACACAAGAATAACTAATTGCCTCCTTAAAAATGTGGGATAGCACACACTGTGAAAATCTGGTCTATGTACTCTTGACTCCCTTAGGCAGTTTCCTTTACCCTGGGGACTTAAAAATATCCTTGGCTTTTTTTCAGCATAGTTTTAGTTTTAGTTGTTTTatgggaaatacagaaagaaaaaatatagaaggaCAAAGAAAATAAGCCTGGCCATAGGACAGGAAGGCAGAAATTACAGAAAACTAAATCTGGCATTGGTAAAAGCTCTGTGAAAACTAttcatctctttccctctccGCTTCCACCCAAAGTAAATAAGGACAATATTCATTTTCATCTGCTGTCAGTTGGGAAATTTATAATTCTCATAATGCACTTTAGGGTTGAAAATGTAAACGTTGGGTTAATTCCACTGCATTTCATGCGATGCATTTATAAAACGAGCTGGCTCTCGGCACATAATGGATTTGTATGAAGCGTGTTTGTGAAACACGGACTCTGTTACATTGTGAGTCCTCACGGCAGAGGTCGGTGGTGTGTCTTctgtcttgtgtgtgtgtgtggggggggggggggttgaagACGCCCAGGTGCTTGCTACATGGTAATTGAGGCATGACGAATGGATCCTAGGGGAAGGAAGTATTTTTTTCTCGGTATCCAAGGATACTGTAGGTTGCTACCGCCAACCAAGTTTCATTCATTTGCCCTTGAGGTGAGTTTCTTAAATCTTCCTCCTTTCTCGCCAAAACACAGGTCCTCAGTAAATTTAGCTTTAAAGTACCCATCACTAAACATACAAGGCctgatagttttttctttttcaagctcCACTTTACTACTCTTGaagaatttcaaatttatttatttttgttataattctCTTTATTACTTTCCTCTCTTCCATCCCACATGTAAAAATTATAGAGTGCCTACAGCAGATATGAAAACTTACTATTAGCTCCAGATATAGCCAGGAACTCATAAATTTTGTCTTAATAAAAGtgagaaaggaaggagtaaaaatAGTTAGAGATGTAGCAACCAagcaatatattaatatttaattgcaCTTTTGATGTGATGTGGCGATGATCTCTTTTCCAACcaaattttatggaaaaaatttcattggtacctaaagaaaatattgtctccatcttttaaaaacaaagccctcctctcccccaaaaaagaaagaaaataagacaaactTTAAAGCCATTTTAGTGACAATTAGTTCAAATGGTGGTGG
This region of Tamandua tetradactyla isolate mTamTet1 chromosome 20, mTamTet1.pri, whole genome shotgun sequence genomic DNA includes:
- the LOC143664338 gene encoding teneurin-2-like, which translates into the protein MDVKDRRHRSLTRGRCGKECRYTSSSLDSEDCRVPTQKSYSSSETLKAYDHDSRMHYGNRVTELVHRESDEFPRQGTNFTLAELGICEPSPHRSGYCSDMGILRQGYSLSTGSDGDSDTEGGMSPEHAIRLWGRGIKSRRSSGLSSRENSALTLTDSDNENKSDDENGRPAS